One window of Candidatus Kuenenbacteria bacterium genomic DNA carries:
- a CDS encoding YdcF family protein: MYYLLAILILWLILILAGDWLACRSKLTKADCLICLSGTRGRIKFAEDKIKAVQKIFTAGYTKNIIFTSFFAFKVNGDYKPIGPEEINYINKAVTEGRVTPAYAELIIKNGDFNLGAIGMRDRALSAGIPMENTFLCPWSLNTKEEALAVFELCQSKGWQSAILLTAPFHQKRAYLTFKAFAPTNFKLISYSAETSEWPRFFWFLKLANLKLFFNETIKIIKYSRQRKNKK; encoded by the coding sequence ATGTATTATCTCCTCGCCATTTTAATCCTTTGGTTGATCCTCATCCTTGCCGGTGACTGGCTAGCTTGTCGTTCAAAGCTAACCAAAGCCGATTGCCTTATTTGTTTATCTGGCACGCGTGGCCGTATAAAATTCGCTGAAGACAAAATCAAAGCCGTTCAAAAAATATTCACGGCTGGTTATACTAAAAATATTATTTTTACTTCATTTTTTGCGTTTAAGGTAAATGGCGACTATAAACCGATTGGACCAGAAGAAATAAATTATATAAATAAAGCTGTCACTGAAGGGAGAGTTACTCCAGCTTACGCCGAATTAATAATCAAGAATGGTGATTTTAATCTGGGCGCTATTGGTATGCGTGATAGAGCATTATCGGCCGGTATTCCTATGGAAAACACTTTTTTGTGCCCTTGGTCTTTAAATACCAAAGAAGAAGCCCTCGCTGTTTTTGAATTATGTCAATCAAAAGGCTGGCAAAGCGCGATTCTTTTAACTGCTCCTTTTCATCAAAAACGCGCTTATCTTACTTTTAAAGCTTTCGCGCCAACCAATTTTAAGCTTATTAGTTATTCAGCCGAAACGAGTGAATGGCCACGCTTTTTCTGGTTTTTAAAATTAGCAAATTTAAAATTATTTTTTAACGAGACTATTAAAATTATTAAATATAGTCGGCAAAGAAAAAATAAAAAGTAA
- a CDS encoding glycosyltransferase, producing MIQIIKKLINKNSRFIRYCIGGGFAFLVDLSLLYILTEYVRLWYLYSATLSFVVTAMVNYTIQKYWTFKNSERKIGQQFLSFLIIQVIGLLLNNLTLYIFVEFVGLWYMLAKILAAGLVLIWNYWAGKKFVFKADAVDIVLAGEIFPPEIGGPATYTYRLAEYFLAHHINFVVLYYSYLKNKKNNGDLEKFLIRINGWLPIPIKYFIYFLRLFSRSIHAKVIYAQGPVASGWPALMVSKLLGKKLVVKVVGDYAWEQARLAHVTVSGIDDWQKKADMCSKNYFFKQKIKTLNNIERLVVRHATAVIVPSDYLKKIVLGWGADESNVKVIYNSVALKNLGTLSKAEAQEKIKIFGDLIITVARLLPWKGMEMLIKIMPELLKLNPKFKLLIAGRGPEEDRLKKIVEALKIKDKVFFLGNLRQEDLAIHYLASSIFLLNSGYEGLSHAILDAMYYNLPIIVSDIGGNPELIQDDYNGLLVEYNNASEWIKAIEKIWGNERLRLRLSANPLSKLDVFSFDSMMRETLKILN from the coding sequence ATGATTCAAATAATCAAAAAATTAATTAATAAAAATTCTCGTTTCATCAGATACTGTATTGGTGGTGGTTTTGCTTTTTTGGTAGACTTATCTCTTTTGTATATTTTGACTGAATATGTGAGGCTCTGGTATCTCTATTCGGCCACTCTCTCTTTTGTGGTTACGGCCATGGTCAACTATACTATTCAGAAATATTGGACCTTTAAAAATTCAGAACGCAAAATTGGCCAGCAATTTTTGTCCTTCCTTATCATTCAAGTTATTGGTCTCCTGCTCAACAATCTGACCCTCTATATCTTTGTGGAATTTGTTGGCCTCTGGTATATGCTCGCCAAGATTTTGGCCGCTGGCCTAGTTTTAATTTGGAATTATTGGGCTGGCAAGAAGTTTGTTTTCAAGGCCGATGCCGTCGACATCGTGCTGGCTGGCGAAATATTCCCACCGGAAATCGGCGGTCCCGCTACTTATACCTATCGTTTGGCCGAATATTTTTTAGCTCATCATATCAACTTTGTTGTACTCTATTATTCATACCTTAAAAACAAAAAAAATAATGGAGACTTGGAAAAATTTCTTATTAGGATCAATGGCTGGTTACCCATTCCTATCAAGTATTTTATTTACTTTTTGAGGTTGTTTTCGCGCTCTATTCATGCTAAAGTTATTTATGCGCAGGGGCCGGTTGCTTCTGGTTGGCCCGCCCTTATGGTTAGCAAGCTTTTGGGCAAAAAACTAGTTGTCAAAGTGGTAGGCGATTATGCTTGGGAGCAAGCGAGACTGGCCCACGTCACCGTCTCTGGCATTGATGATTGGCAGAAAAAAGCGGATATGTGCTCAAAAAATTATTTCTTCAAACAAAAAATAAAAACCCTAAATAATATCGAACGTTTGGTGGTTAGGCACGCCACAGCAGTTATTGTCCCATCGGACTATCTAAAAAAAATTGTTTTGGGTTGGGGGGCTGACGAGAGCAACGTAAAAGTTATCTACAACTCTGTCGCCCTGAAAAATCTTGGTACGCTATCAAAGGCTGAAGCCCAAGAGAAGATAAAAATTTTTGGTGATCTTATTATTACCGTAGCTCGCCTCTTGCCCTGGAAAGGCATGGAGATGCTCATCAAGATAATGCCAGAATTATTAAAACTAAACCCCAAATTCAAACTATTGATAGCGGGTAGAGGTCCAGAAGAGGATAGGCTAAAAAAAATAGTTGAGGCATTAAAAATAAAAGACAAAGTTTTTTTCTTGGGCAATCTCCGGCAAGAAGATCTGGCTATACACTATCTGGCCTCGTCTATTTTTTTACTCAACTCCGGCTATGAGGGGTTGTCACACGCCATCCTGGACGCCATGTATTATAATTTGCCCATAATTGTAAGTGATATTGGCGGCAACCCCGAGCTTATTCAAGATGATTATAATGGTCTTTTGGTAGAGTATAATAATGCCTCGGAGTGGATAAAAGCGATTGAAAAAATTTGGGGAAACGAAAGACTCCGTTTGCGCCTATCCGCCAACCCACTATCCAAGTTAGACGTCTTCAGTTTTGACAGCATGATGCGAGAAACATTAAAAATACTTAATTAA
- a CDS encoding glycosyltransferase: MKIAHLICKFPPYRGGMGNVAYEQVKRLAEMGHEVTVFTLDQKEKLDPQTINFKIEYLNPLLRLGNGGFCPQIIKKLKDFDVIQLHYPFFGVQEVLWLGKKLGLIKAKLVITYHMDASFDNWFLKLLSFKSWLIRRSLFKIAKQVCSASLDYVRHSKIKNIYHKYQDKFVEIPFGISHSPDQISRERLEKVKQQIHWQGGEKNILFVGNLDRAHYFKGVDILLKAFYKLQVTSYKLLIIGDGDLRFTYEKQAEELKISDRVYFAGRVSDEDLPCYYYLSDVVVLPSITKAEAFGLVLAEAESFGKPVIASDLPGVRSVVGEAGLLAKPGDIDDLAEKLKIILSNENLRQQFSAAGLNQVKAKYNWDEHVEKLNQLYKKTGE; the protein is encoded by the coding sequence ATGAAAATTGCTCACCTAATCTGTAAATTTCCCCCCTACCGTGGCGGCATGGGCAATGTCGCATATGAGCAGGTAAAACGCCTGGCCGAAATGGGCCACGAGGTGACGGTTTTTACTTTGGATCAAAAAGAAAAATTAGACCCTCAAACTATTAATTTTAAAATAGAATATTTAAATCCCTTATTACGCCTGGGTAATGGCGGTTTTTGTCCACAGATTATTAAAAAGCTAAAAGACTTTGATGTTATTCAATTACATTATCCATTTTTTGGCGTGCAGGAAGTTTTGTGGCTGGGTAAAAAATTGGGTTTAATTAAAGCCAAATTAGTTATTACTTACCACATGGATGCCAGCTTCGATAATTGGTTTTTGAAATTATTAAGTTTTAAATCATGGTTGATTCGCCGCAGTTTATTCAAAATAGCCAAGCAGGTTTGCTCGGCTTCACTAGATTATGTCAGGCATTCCAAGATAAAAAATATTTACCATAAATACCAAGATAAATTTGTAGAAATTCCTTTTGGGATCAGCCACTCGCCAGATCAAATAAGCCGCGAGAGATTGGAAAAAGTAAAACAGCAAATTCATTGGCAGGGTGGAGAAAAAAATATTTTATTTGTCGGCAATCTGGATCGCGCTCATTATTTCAAAGGTGTTGATATTTTACTAAAAGCATTTTACAAGTTACAGGTTACAAGTTACAAGTTGCTAATTATTGGCGACGGTGATCTCCGTTTCACTTACGAAAAGCAAGCAGAAGAATTAAAAATTTCCGATCGTGTTTATTTTGCCGGTCGTGTTTCTGATGAAGATTTACCTTGTTATTATTATCTTTCTGACGTAGTTGTCCTGCCGTCAATCACCAAAGCCGAGGCTTTTGGACTGGTTTTGGCCGAAGCCGAGAGTTTTGGCAAACCAGTTATCGCTTCCGACTTGCCCGGCGTCAGGAGTGTGGTGGGTGAGGCAGGTTTATTAGCAAAGCCTGGCGATATTGACGATTTGGCTGAAAAGCTTAAAATAATTTTATCCAATGAAAATCTGCGTCAGCAATTTTCTGCTGCCGGTTTGAACCAAGTCAAAGCAAAGTATAATTGGGATGAACATGTTGAAAAACTTAACCAACTATATAAGAAAACGGGGGAGTAG
- a CDS encoding dihydrofolate reductase, with amino-acid sequence MKLVLMMAITLDGKIAKHSTQLADWTSQADKKIFVEETKNAGVIIMGKTTYETIGKPLPGRLNIVLDKNPDTSKNIAGSLEYTNLAPQELLADLSARGFEKVILGGGATINGLFLKENLIDEIWLTIEPKIFGEGLSLFKDADVDLELELLEVRNLYKNVIQVRYKVAK; translated from the coding sequence ATGAAATTGGTCTTAATGATGGCCATCACCCTCGATGGTAAGATCGCCAAACATTCCACCCAGCTGGCCGACTGGACTTCCCAAGCTGACAAAAAAATATTTGTCGAGGAAACCAAAAATGCCGGCGTGATTATCATGGGTAAAACGACCTATGAAACTATTGGCAAGCCTTTGCCCGGCCGGCTAAATATTGTTTTGGACAAAAATCCGGACACCAGCAAAAATATTGCCGGCTCTTTGGAATATACCAATTTAGCACCCCAAGAATTGCTGGCTGATTTATCTGCCCGTGGTTTTGAGAAAGTTATTCTCGGCGGCGGCGCCACGATCAATGGTTTGTTTCTCAAAGAAAATTTAATCGATGAAATCTGGCTGACTATTGAGCCAAAAATTTTTGGCGAGGGCCTCTCGCTCTTCAAAGACGCGGATGTTGATTTGGAGTTGGAATTATTAGAAGTCAGAAATTTGTACAAAAATGTGATACAAGTCAGATATAAAGTTGCTAAATAG
- the thyA gene encoding thymidylate synthase, whose protein sequence is MRTYLDIVQKIITEGKLKENRTGISAVSIAGAMFEHDMSLGFPLLTTKKVPFRLVASELEFFIKGITDKKWLQDRNNHIWDEWCTPLKIPYGHDEETKNKMLAERDLGTIYGWEWRHFGAEYKTYDTDYTGQGVDQLKKMVDTLKTDPTSRRMLVLAWNPLDINKAVPPYCHYGFQVTVIDGKLNLLWNQRSVDTMLGLPFNIASYALLLHLLAKEANLKEGKLVGFLADVHIYQNHLAGAKEQLSRDPQKYPLPTIKTNNFQSIFDWQYTDTEVIGYESYPTIKFDIAV, encoded by the coding sequence ATGCGCACGTACTTAGATATTGTTCAAAAAATTATTACCGAAGGAAAATTGAAGGAAAACCGCACTGGTATTTCTGCCGTCTCCATTGCTGGTGCCATGTTTGAGCACGACATGAGTCTGGGCTTTCCCTTGCTTACTACCAAAAAAGTACCTTTTCGCTTGGTCGCGAGCGAATTGGAATTTTTTATCAAAGGCATTACTGACAAAAAGTGGCTGCAAGACAGGAATAATCATATTTGGGATGAATGGTGCACACCCTTAAAAATTCCTTATGGTCATGATGAAGAAACCAAAAATAAAATGTTGGCCGAGCGCGACCTGGGTACAATTTACGGTTGGGAGTGGCGGCATTTCGGCGCTGAGTACAAAACTTACGACACCGATTATACTGGGCAAGGCGTTGATCAACTCAAAAAAATGGTTGATACCCTAAAAACCGATCCTACTAGCCGGCGGATGTTAGTTTTAGCTTGGAATCCTTTGGATATAAATAAAGCCGTGCCGCCGTATTGTCACTATGGTTTTCAAGTTACGGTTATCGATGGTAAATTAAATCTACTCTGGAACCAGCGTTCAGTGGACACGATGCTCGGATTGCCTTTCAATATTGCCAGTTACGCCCTGCTTTTACACTTGCTCGCGAAAGAAGCCAATTTAAAAGAAGGCAAGTTGGTCGGCTTTCTGGCTGATGTGCATATTTATCAAAATCATCTTGCTGGAGCGAAAGAACAATTATCCCGCGATCCACAAAAGTATCCATTACCGACCATTAAAACCAACAATTTTCAATCAATTTTTGACTGGCAATATACTGACACTGAAGTTATTGGCTATGAGAGTTACCCGACGATAAAATTTGATATTGCTGTGTAG
- a CDS encoding alpha/beta hydrolase, whose protein sequence is MEKIFIQNRKNQKLAVLIDQPENPKGLAFIMHGLGGRKEQPHIMTFAQSFQDAGYIVVRFDTTNTFGESDGNYEDATITNYYQDLEDVINWSSSQTCYIEPFVLVGHSLGGISIALYAEKYPARIKGLAPISTVVSYELSCATQKYKETIDEWQKTGWRVTESSSQPGLIKRLKWSHMVDRAKYDLLPEANKLTMPVLMAVGDQDDSTPLEHQKILYDALNCPKEFHIIPCAPHTFKDPKHLKELKEIFDQWVKKI, encoded by the coding sequence ATGGAAAAGATTTTTATCCAAAATCGCAAAAATCAAAAACTCGCTGTTCTTATCGACCAACCGGAAAATCCCAAGGGCCTAGCTTTTATCATGCATGGACTTGGAGGCCGCAAAGAACAACCACACATAATGACATTTGCCCAGAGTTTCCAAGATGCTGGTTATATCGTAGTTAGATTTGATACCACCAATACTTTCGGTGAAAGCGATGGCAACTATGAAGACGCGACTATTACCAATTATTATCAAGATCTGGAAGACGTTATTAACTGGTCTAGTTCACAAACTTGTTATATAGAACCATTTGTTTTAGTCGGCCACAGCTTGGGCGGCATCAGTATCGCCCTTTATGCTGAAAAATATCCAGCAAGAATCAAAGGACTGGCTCCCATATCAACCGTTGTATCATATGAACTTAGTTGTGCGACCCAGAAATACAAAGAAACAATAGATGAATGGCAGAAAACAGGCTGGCGAGTCACCGAGAGCTCCTCGCAACCTGGCCTGATAAAAAGACTAAAATGGTCTCATATGGTCGATCGGGCTAAATATGATTTATTGCCAGAGGCAAATAAGCTAACAATGCCAGTTTTAATGGCCGTCGGCGATCAAGATGACAGCACCCCGTTGGAGCATCAGAAAATATTATACGACGCCCTCAATTGCCCCAAGGAATTTCATATTATTCCCTGTGCGCCACACACATTCAAGGATCCCAAACACCTTAAAGAGCTGAAAGAAATTTTTGATCAGTGGGTTAAAAAGATTTAG
- a CDS encoding UDP-N-acetylmuramoyl-tripeptide--D-alanyl-D-alanine ligase, giving the protein MKKIIQFILKFFCRLILKKYQPEIIGITGSVGKTSAKLAVEVVLSPSFIVRSSPKNYNTEIGVPLTIINTKNPGRSLFGWLVVFLKALSLIVARDRNYPQILILEMAADHPGDIEYLVNLARPKIGVITAVGPTHLEFFKSVENVFKEKNKLIAAIDKSGWAIINSDDPLALNSKNSAKAKTITFGLSPGADLLAADIILDKEKYSLNFKLGYRGSFVPVSLENILGRPALYAVLAGAAVGLARGLNLVEISLCLKNYQSPSGRLKIIPGIKNTKIIDDTYNSSPLSVKAGLEVLSHLRCAGHKFAVLGDMLELGSHTESAHKEIGEEVARLGLDYLVAVGENSRHLAASAKEYGMNEDRIYTFDKSSEAGKFIQDKIGEGDLLLIKGSQGSRMEKIVKEIMAEPERAAELLVRQGEEWERR; this is encoded by the coding sequence ATGAAAAAAATAATTCAATTTATTTTAAAATTTTTTTGTCGCCTGATTTTAAAAAAATATCAGCCAGAAATTATTGGCATTACCGGTAGTGTGGGTAAGACTTCAGCCAAGCTGGCCGTCGAAGTGGTTTTGTCACCGAGTTTTATTGTTCGCTCCAGCCCCAAAAATTATAATACCGAGATTGGCGTCCCCCTTACTATTATCAACACCAAAAATCCCGGCCGTTCTCTTTTTGGCTGGCTCGTTGTTTTTCTAAAAGCCTTGTCCTTGATTGTTGCTCGCGACAGAAATTATCCACAAATATTAATCTTGGAAATGGCCGCCGACCACCCAGGTGATATCGAATACCTTGTTAATTTGGCTAGGCCAAAAATCGGCGTGATTACCGCTGTCGGTCCGACCCATCTGGAATTTTTTAAAAGTGTGGAAAATGTTTTTAAAGAAAAAAACAAACTTATTGCCGCAATCGATAAATCTGGCTGGGCCATTATCAATAGCGACGATCCTCTGGCTCTAAATTCCAAAAACAGCGCCAAGGCCAAAACTATCACCTTTGGACTGAGCCCCGGCGCTGATCTGCTCGCTGCCGACATTATCCTAGATAAAGAAAAATATTCGCTTAATTTCAAGCTGGGTTATCGGGGTTCTTTCGTTCCAGTCAGTCTGGAAAACATTCTTGGTCGTCCAGCTCTTTATGCTGTTTTGGCCGGAGCTGCGGTAGGTCTAGCTCGTGGTTTGAACCTAGTAGAGATCAGCCTGTGCCTGAAAAATTATCAATCCCCATCTGGCCGTCTAAAAATTATACCCGGTATAAAAAACACCAAAATTATTGATGATACCTACAACTCTTCCCCCTTGTCAGTCAAAGCTGGTCTGGAGGTCTTGTCACACCTTCGGTGTGCCGGCCATAAATTTGCCGTATTGGGGGACATGTTAGAGCTCGGCAGTCATACCGAAAGCGCGCATAAAGAAATAGGTGAAGAGGTCGCCCGTCTCGGACTTGATTATCTGGTAGCTGTGGGAGAAAATTCACGTCACCTCGCCGCCTCAGCCAAAGAATATGGCATGAACGAAGACCGCATTTATACTTTTGACAAATCTAGTGAAGCTGGTAAATTTATACAAGACAAAATAGGAGAAGGGGATTTGCTTTTAATCAAGGGTTCGCAGGGTAGTCGCATGGAGAAAATTGTCAAGGAAATCATGGCCGAGCCAGAGCGGGCAGCAGAGTTGCTTGTTCGTCAGGGTGAAGAGTGGGAGAGAAGATAA
- the dut gene encoding dUTP diphosphatase: MKLRIKKLKTEAVIPHYAHPGDVGLDLFSLEDYDLKPGERHVFDLGFALEFETGYAAIVKDKSGLPKKAGLHTMGGVFDAGYRGEYNVQLINLGQETYQIKAGDKLAQLVIFPVVIADLEETDELSDSERGEGRFGSTGR; encoded by the coding sequence ATGAAATTAAGAATTAAAAAATTAAAAACAGAAGCCGTTATCCCACACTACGCTCACCCCGGCGATGTTGGCCTAGATTTATTTTCTTTAGAAGATTATGATTTAAAACCTGGCGAGCGGCATGTTTTTGATTTGGGTTTTGCTTTGGAATTTGAAACCGGCTACGCTGCCATTGTTAAGGATAAAAGCGGTTTACCAAAGAAAGCCGGCTTACACACCATGGGTGGGGTTTTTGACGCCGGATACAGGGGTGAATACAATGTTCAGCTAATCAATCTTGGTCAAGAAACTTATCAAATTAAAGCCGGTGACAAGCTCGCCCAATTGGTTATTTTTCCCGTGGTTATTGCCGATTTGGAAGAAACCGATGAATTGTCGGATTCGGAGAGAGGTGAGGGGAGATTTGGGTCAACAGGCAGATAA
- a CDS encoding NUDIX hydrolase, whose translation MKRVIAAIIKNSGNKYLLVSSKRDFGQFSRYYYPPAGKVEVGENDFECLRRELREELGLELLSVKFITETPGDIQNQTTAWYECHIDDYELKINEEELSTAGYFSLEEMRQLDLWPATKKFFEKYILD comes from the coding sequence ATGAAACGCGTCATCGCCGCTATTATTAAAAATTCAGGAAACAAATATCTTTTGGTCTCTTCCAAAAGAGATTTTGGTCAATTTAGTCGCTATTATTATCCCCCGGCTGGAAAAGTAGAAGTAGGGGAAAATGATTTTGAGTGTCTGAGAAGAGAATTGCGAGAAGAGCTTGGCTTAGAGCTCTTATCAGTCAAATTCATTACCGAAACACCGGGTGATATTCAGAATCAAACCACGGCTTGGTATGAATGCCATATTGACGACTATGAATTAAAAATAAATGAAGAAGAGTTATCAACGGCTGGCTATTTTAGTTTAGAAGAAATGAGACAATTAGATCTTTGGCCAGCCACTAAAAAGTTTTTTGAGAAATATATTTTAGATTAA
- a CDS encoding patatin family protein: MVDNKKIGLALGSGGARGLAHIGVIKVLEQNNIPIDFIAGTSMGAIIGGVYASHKNIKLIEDSFLATDWKRYIKLTSDLSIFSGGLVAGEKIKNFIQSELECAKEFSDLKIPFAAVATNMENGEPVTFRTGSLADAIRASLSFPGVLSPAEINGQFFIDGGAVNPVPVEAVKKMGADIIIAVNLEERGGSYLHPDKGSKKLSNNLYSAVRIMQRKLANYCCVGASIVISPAVDKYNWIQFMEAKDIISAGEKSTVQALEKIKSLL; the protein is encoded by the coding sequence ATGGTAGATAATAAAAAAATTGGTCTGGCTCTCGGTTCTGGCGGCGCCCGCGGCCTCGCCCACATCGGCGTGATCAAAGTTTTGGAACAAAATAATATTCCTATTGATTTTATCGCCGGCACCAGCATGGGGGCGATCATTGGTGGTGTTTATGCCAGCCACAAGAATATTAAATTAATTGAAGACTCTTTTTTGGCCACCGACTGGAAAAGGTATATCAAGCTAACCAGTGATTTATCTATTTTTTCCGGTGGTCTAGTGGCCGGCGAAAAAATCAAAAATTTTATTCAATCGGAGCTAGAGTGTGCTAAAGAATTTTCTGATTTAAAAATTCCTTTTGCTGCCGTGGCTACCAATATGGAAAATGGCGAACCAGTTACTTTCCGGACCGGCAGCTTGGCTGATGCTATCCGCGCCAGCCTTTCTTTTCCTGGTGTCTTGTCGCCGGCGGAAATCAACGGGCAATTTTTTATTGATGGCGGCGCAGTCAACCCCGTACCGGTTGAGGCTGTCAAAAAAATGGGCGCTGATATTATTATTGCTGTGAATCTGGAAGAAAGGGGTGGTAGTTATTTACATCCAGACAAAGGTAGTAAAAAATTATCCAACAACCTTTACAGTGCCGTACGCATTATGCAAAGAAAGCTAGCCAACTATTGTTGTGTTGGAGCTAGCATCGTTATTAGCCCAGCCGTTGATAAGTATAATTGGATTCAATTTATGGAGGCCAAAGATATTATTTCTGCCGGTGAAAAATCAACTGTTCAGGCCCTAGAAAAAATAAAATCTCTGCTATAA
- a CDS encoding glycosyltransferase family 4 protein, whose amino-acid sequence MDIPSQKTTKVLVFSLTYLPFIGGAEIALKEITDHLENFEFHLITAKISPDLASEEKIGNIHIRRLGHGGKLDKYLYPLRAYSLAHKLHSQYNYNLIWAMLETWGGIAALFFKFRFPKIKYLLTMQSGDSDWFIRLRTWFWWPLYKMVYTRSDHIQVISSWLANRARKYGYKKEISIVPNGVDLEKFKTPTAPARFNARRAGEQNSKLKIKEELSIKPEDKIILTDSRLVVKNGVADLIKSFHLLVTSYKLPVTLFILGSGPLEKQLKQLATQLGVQDKIIFLGTVPYEKIEDYYQVADVFVRPSLTEGFGNVFVQAMAAGLPVVATPVGGIIDFLKEGETGWLCQVKKPESIAEKIKYILDERNQAEVERVVVGAQKMVAEKYSWDSVSDQMKAIFNSLINT is encoded by the coding sequence ATGGATATTCCCTCACAAAAAACTACCAAAGTTTTAGTTTTTTCTCTTACTTATTTACCCTTTATCGGCGGGGCAGAAATTGCCCTGAAAGAAATTACTGACCATCTAGAAAATTTTGAATTTCATCTAATTACGGCTAAAATTAGCCCAGATTTAGCATCAGAAGAAAAAATAGGCAATATTCATATCAGAAGGCTTGGTCATGGGGGCAAGTTAGATAAATATTTATATCCGCTGCGTGCTTATTCGCTGGCGCACAAACTACACTCCCAATATAATTACAATTTAATCTGGGCCATGCTGGAAACCTGGGGTGGTATTGCCGCTCTGTTTTTTAAATTTCGTTTCCCAAAAATAAAATATCTGCTCACCATGCAGAGTGGTGATTCAGATTGGTTTATCAGGTTGCGGACTTGGTTTTGGTGGCCGCTTTATAAAATGGTTTACACCCGCTCTGATCATATCCAAGTTATCAGTAGCTGGCTCGCCAATCGCGCCAGAAAATATGGGTATAAAAAAGAAATTAGCATCGTGCCAAATGGGGTGGATTTAGAAAAATTTAAAACTCCTACCGCGCCGGCCCGCTTCAACGCGAGGCGAGCAGGCGAGCAAAATTCAAAATTAAAAATTAAAGAAGAACTAAGTATTAAGCCAGAAGATAAGATTATTCTCACTGACTCTCGTCTCGTCGTCAAAAATGGTGTCGCTGACCTGATAAAGTCATTCCACTTACTAGTTACTAGTTACAAGTTACCAGTTACTTTGTTTATCCTTGGTTCCGGTCCCCTAGAAAAACAATTAAAACAATTGGCTACTCAGCTGGGTGTTCAAGATAAAATAATTTTTCTAGGCACTGTACCTTATGAAAAGATCGAAGATTATTACCAAGTCGCCGATGTTTTTGTGCGCCCTTCTTTGACCGAGGGTTTCGGCAATGTTTTTGTCCAAGCCATGGCTGCTGGACTACCGGTGGTGGCCACTCCGGTCGGCGGTATTATTGATTTTCTCAAAGAAGGAGAGACAGGCTGGCTGTGCCAAGTAAAAAAACCAGAGAGTATTGCAGAAAAAATAAAATATATTTTAGATGAGCGCAACCAGGCTGAAGTTGAGCGAGTTGTTGTTGGCGCTCAAAAAATGGTGGCGGAAAAATATAGCTGGGATTCAGTCTCTGACCAGATGAAAGCTATATTTAATTCTCTAATTAATACATGA